The Solanum lycopersicum chromosome 6, SLM_r2.1 genome has a window encoding:
- the LOC101249372 gene encoding ACT domain-containing protein isoform 2 (isoform 2 is encoded by transcript variant 2), translated as MAVAMVSCGIPTSLKLIEKQPVSIPGFFNGSLALNPVQKLHVTPKRLALSGSTIVLKASATAVEDGSSQETAAVPTPKVVIDLDSDPEATIVEVTFGDRLGALLDTMNALKNLGLNVVKANVCLDSSGKHNTFAITKASTGRKVDDPELLEAIRLTIINNMMEYHPESSSRLAMGEAFGVFQPYQKIDVDIATHIHVYDDAPERSLLCVETADRPGLIVDLVKTITDINVDVESGEFDTEGLLAKAKFHVNYKGKALIKPLQQVLANSLRYFLRRPTTEDASF; from the exons ATGGCTGTGGCTATGGTTTCTTGTGGAATCCCCACTAGTTTAAAACTTATAGAGAAGCAACCCGTTTCAATTCCAGGCTTCTTTAATGGGTCTTTAGCTTTGAATCCAGTCCAAAAACTGCACGTTACACCCAAGAG ATTAGCTTTATCTGGGAGTACAATTGTTCTGAAAGCATCGGCTACAGCTGTGGAG GATGGAAGTTCACAAGAGACTGCTGCAGTTCCAACACCCAAAGTTGTAATTGATTTGGATTCAGATCCAGAAGCAACGATTGTAGAGGTTACCTTTGGGGATCGCCTTGGGGCACTTCTCGACACG ATGAATGCATTAAAAAACCTTGGGCTGAATGTTGTCAAGGCTAATGTCTGTCTTGATTCATCTGGGAAGCATAACACATTCGCCATCACAAAAGC TTCTACGGGTAGGAAGGTCGATGATCCAGAGCTGCTTGAAGCAATTCGTTTGACGATCATCAATAATATGATGGAATACCACCCG GAATCTAGCTCCAGATTAGCTATGGGAGAAGCTTTCGGTGTTTTTCAACCATATCAGAAG ATTGACGTGGACATAGCGACCCATATCCATGTTTATGACGATGCTCCTGAAAGAAG TTTACTCTGTGTAGAGACAGCAGACAGACCTGGACTGATAGTTGATCTTGTCAAGACCATTACTGACATAAATGTTGATGTTGAATCAGGAGAGTTCGATACTGAG ggtttgcTTGCTAAGGCGAAATTTCATGTCAACTACAAGGGCAAAGCGTTGATCAAGCCCCTTCAACAG GTTCTTGCGAATAGCCTGCGTTATTTCTTGAGGAGACCAACAACAGAGGATGCAAGTTTTTAA
- the LOC101249372 gene encoding ACT domain-containing protein isoform 1 (isoform 1 is encoded by transcript variant 1) → MAVAMVSCGIPTSLKLIEKQPVSIPGFFNGSLALNPVQKLHVTPKRLALSGSTIVLKASATAVEQDGSSQETAAVPTPKVVIDLDSDPEATIVEVTFGDRLGALLDTMNALKNLGLNVVKANVCLDSSGKHNTFAITKASTGRKVDDPELLEAIRLTIINNMMEYHPESSSRLAMGEAFGVFQPYQKIDVDIATHIHVYDDAPERSLLCVETADRPGLIVDLVKTITDINVDVESGEFDTEGLLAKAKFHVNYKGKALIKPLQQVLANSLRYFLRRPTTEDASF, encoded by the exons ATGGCTGTGGCTATGGTTTCTTGTGGAATCCCCACTAGTTTAAAACTTATAGAGAAGCAACCCGTTTCAATTCCAGGCTTCTTTAATGGGTCTTTAGCTTTGAATCCAGTCCAAAAACTGCACGTTACACCCAAGAG ATTAGCTTTATCTGGGAGTACAATTGTTCTGAAAGCATCGGCTACAGCTGTGGAG CAGGATGGAAGTTCACAAGAGACTGCTGCAGTTCCAACACCCAAAGTTGTAATTGATTTGGATTCAGATCCAGAAGCAACGATTGTAGAGGTTACCTTTGGGGATCGCCTTGGGGCACTTCTCGACACG ATGAATGCATTAAAAAACCTTGGGCTGAATGTTGTCAAGGCTAATGTCTGTCTTGATTCATCTGGGAAGCATAACACATTCGCCATCACAAAAGC TTCTACGGGTAGGAAGGTCGATGATCCAGAGCTGCTTGAAGCAATTCGTTTGACGATCATCAATAATATGATGGAATACCACCCG GAATCTAGCTCCAGATTAGCTATGGGAGAAGCTTTCGGTGTTTTTCAACCATATCAGAAG ATTGACGTGGACATAGCGACCCATATCCATGTTTATGACGATGCTCCTGAAAGAAG TTTACTCTGTGTAGAGACAGCAGACAGACCTGGACTGATAGTTGATCTTGTCAAGACCATTACTGACATAAATGTTGATGTTGAATCAGGAGAGTTCGATACTGAG ggtttgcTTGCTAAGGCGAAATTTCATGTCAACTACAAGGGCAAAGCGTTGATCAAGCCCCTTCAACAG GTTCTTGCGAATAGCCTGCGTTATTTCTTGAGGAGACCAACAACAGAGGATGCAAGTTTTTAA